From the Synchiropus splendidus isolate RoL2022-P1 chromosome 3, RoL_Sspl_1.0, whole genome shotgun sequence genome, the window TACCTACAAACTGGATGATCTAGATAAGATGGTGGGTTgtgaatgagctgcttggtggggGTCTTCATTCACTGGGTGCTATTCTCGCTGTCAGGATCTGCTACTTTGTTCAACGTTTTATGTTCTAAGAAAACGGTCCAACTAAAAAGAGCTCACTTGTCCGCTCGGATGTCGTAAACCTCCATGGAGTCCGTCAGCCCCGTGTCTGTCACCCCGGCTGCTACGTAGATTTTGTCCTGGTGAACCGCGGCACCAAACAAGGAGCGTGCTGTCTTCATGGGGGCCAGCTCCTTCCACTCAAATCTCTTAGCGTCGAAAGCATATACACTCCGCAGGCAGTTCCTTTAGACAGCACAGTAAGACAAGTGAGTTCTTGGCTTTGTTCGGACCGACTGTAAAAGGGTCTCCTTACTTGTTTTCTCCTTTCCCTCCGATCACATAAATGACATCGTTGTGTGAGACCGTAGCGTGTCCGTAGACAGGATAAGGAACCGGTTCTGACTCGCCCCATTTGAAAGAGCTGTGAATGAAAAGCCATTTACTGATAGTATAGAACTGATTTTCTGACTTGTATGGTTGGTGAGTTTGTCCCTACTGTCTGTCGTAGATCAACACCGAGTCCAGtgttttctccttctccttcagctctttGCCTCCCAACACAAAGatggcgttttcagcttcagccaGTCCGAAGAGGAAGCGAGGCGACGGCAGAGGTGGCATCCCTAGCCAGTCGGAGCTCACTGGGTCATACTGGAGTTAGAGAGGGTAAATCAGAGTCTCACATCCGGAAGCATTTCCGAGGCTGAAAGTGGGGTACGTTGCTCGAGGATGGAAAGATCTACTGTTCCAATATGTGAGCTTTAAACATTACAAAGGGTACGACGACCCACAATGTGAGTTCCACTCAACATTGTTCTGGTAACTGAACACAGGAAGTCGGCTTTAAAGACAGAGTTGTCTCAAGATGGATTTGAATCGCGGTACTGTCTTGCCATGAGGCTCTATTTCTAACCACGACACTCCGGAGCTGCACTCCACAAATGTCATAATCACAAGTTTAGGTAGGTTTACCTGCAGGAAGTACGAGCAGAGAGGGTCCTCCTTGTTCTGCTCATCGAAGAACAACCCTCCTGCCACAAAGATCTGGTTCTCCCGGGTCACCAGGCTCACGTGGTTCTTGGGTATCTGTGTGGACAGGGATGCCAGGAAGCAGTCGTTTCCATTCGGGTCGTATGCCACTGCTCCTGAGTCGTTGACCATCAAGATCAAGTCCCGCATGAACATCCCAAATCTCAAGTTATCGTTCAGGATTCCTGGGAGAAgggcttcctcttcatcctcccctCCGTCGCCGTCTTTCTCTGCGTTACCGTCATCCTTCTTGCTCTTCTTGACGTCGGGCATTTTCCCCGCCTGGGCGTCCCGGACAAGCTGGAGCTTCTGCCGCAGCTCAGGTTTGGAGGCGATCAGCTTGTTGCTCTCCACCCGCTCCCTCAGGAACTCCTCGCTGACCAGACGCAGACGAACACAGTCCAGCAAGCCCGGCAGCTCCTGCTCCCTCTTCTCTTGGTCCTGGTACACCCAGCGCATCAGCGCCTCAAACACAACCTCTTCCGTTTCTACATTCAGGTTGTCATTAGCTAAAATGGCCGCCAGCTCACTTGGAAGCAGCTGGAGAAATTCCTCGTCTCTGGAAATGAGCTGGAAGCGCTCGCAGGCATAGTTCCGGGCCGAAACCGCTAACCTGGGGCAGTCCAGCATCAGGCCCAGTCTGAAGACTGCGAGACAATTACTGAGGCTCAGACGCTTCTGAAGGAAAGACACACAGACGGTGAAGATGGAGGGAATCTGGTACAGATTGGCAACGGCAAAAATGTCCTGGACGTTCTGCTCCGTCACGTTGATTTTGGAGGTGTACAGGTATTTGAGGATCAGTCCCATGACACCTGGCTCCACGTCCTCCAGCACCACCTCTTTCTTCTTGCTCTCATCCAGGTCCGACAGGAATATGGAACGGAAGTAGGAGCTGCAGGCGCACAGAACCAGCCGGTGGCAGGGGAACTCCTTGTCTTTGATCTTCAGCACGCAGTCCACCAGCTTGTCATTCTCCAGCAGGTCACACAGGCCATCCTGGAGCAGCGTCTGCTGGTACATCCTGGGCTCGTCCGTGGGGTTCAGAGGCAGGGCCATGGTTCCTGGCTCAGGGGAGATTTTCACCAACCCGTCCTGAAGCTACAGATCTAACCAGAATGGATCTTCAGTTCCGGGTGTCTGATCAACACAGTCGGACAGAAGAGCAGCTGAACCCTCCGGcagcctcctcctcagctgtctGGACCCTTCAACTGGGCTCCAGCTGGCAGGGTATTTATAGCCTGGCTGGTTGCTGCGGCGCTTTGGGCTTCATTCTGGAACATGAAATCCAGGATCCACTTTCAATCCACCCACTCAGGCACAGCTGACATAATGCAACATGGGACAAGAACTGGCTCTGAGTCACAGTAGACTCGAGGGCTACTGTGACTCAGTGCCGGTTTTTGTCACATGAAATCTGTCTCCCTGCTCAATAATGGCTCTCTATAACTAATCATTCAGCTATTTTTTCATCAActttatgatttttttctgtcaaaacaaTTTCTCTTATTGTTTTCTATATTTAGAATTTTAACTCTGAACAGTTAGATTCACGATAAAATTCcatattaatattgttttccCCACTCAATAATTATCCTTTTATTTCATGCTTTTAATGTTCCTCTCCCAATTCTCCCAAAACTACACCCCAGACACGATATCAATCTTAATATTTCATATGACATTCATATAATATTTTTAACTTAATCGTTCCCTCAAAATGAGTCACATAAGACACATGACACACCTGGCAAAGGAAAAGCAGCTGCTAGTCTTCTCTCTAAGTCCACGCCAACCTGTCAGTCCTGGTGGTGTGGCGTCCAAGAGGTTTTCCAGAGGACTCCTGCATGATGTGTACACTCATACATCCACTCATCTATTCCCTCAGTCGACCTGAATGCTATATGAACGGCAGGTTGGCAGATGCCAGATCCCATAACATACTGAGACACAGTCACCCGACTCACACTTGTTCAAGAATCTTAGCTCGGGCAGCGtgtgtttgtgattttgttcagagccagaggaggaagGAACCACAGTGGACCAGTTGGTATAACACTGGGCCAGAGTTTAAAAAGGACCCctgaaataatatttttgttcatatctttatttttgagattcattttatttacagttgAGTTGCACCTGATGATGAACAAACCTTCCAAAGTCACATGATGGCATGATACTGAGTGGCTCTTAAGATCACAGTCTACTCTGCTTTCTCCTTGCTGGGATCTACAGCTGGCTGATCGGAGGCTGGGCTGCTGGTGGTCACGGTTGCCGTCATTGTCTGTGGGGGGGCGGGAGGGATGGGATCGGGGTCATCGATGAGGGCttgtcttctttctctctctttgatGACTTGAATGAGGCAATAGGTGACAAACATCACGAGGATGGTGGTTATAGGGAAACCTGCAACCAGAGACAAGACCAAAGGAAACCGTTTGGGGGCCGCTTGTATCCTCTGCTCGAGTCTGAGGTGAGAGATGTACCTTTCAGGAGCAGTCGTTTCACCACCAGCTTGGCAAAGTCCAGACTGTTGAGGGCCAGAATGTTGTAGAGCACAATGGTCCAGAAGTTGAAGGTGTTGAAAACAGCTCTGACCCGACGACAGGCTGCTTCTGACATGGCAGCCTGGAAACAGAAAAGCATCACATGACTCTGAACCCCTTGAAAACAAAGCAGATTGTGCAGGTACTTAAATTCTCACAGCAGTTTAATGCAATAGAGCTGACAACAGAGCTGTGCTGTTCGTAACATCACAAGATCTACTCACCTCGATGGAAACAAAAGGCTCCATGGAGAAAAACTGAGCCACCCACAACTCAAAGTTGAGGCCGAAACAGTTGAAGAAGGCCCAGATCAGCACCACCTGACAAGGTCCCAGCCACAGGATAGTGACCCCAAAGGTGCAGAGTGTGGCCACCAACTCTTCTACCACGTTGTTGTGCTTCCCACCCAGGTGGTCGTAAACATacctgtgcagagatgacaccACATCAGAACACATTTGGGATCCACGTGACTCACGTGCGACTCTCACTTGCACAACCAGTCGTTGATCCCTCTGTCGAAGTGGCTGCAGGAAAAGAGAAAGGTGTCATTCGGAGTCTCCGTGTCCAAGTTCATCCCCAGTCTTACTCACGTCTCAGCAAACACGTAGAGCATGGTGATGCATTTCGGGGGCTTGGGTGGATCCAGGTAGTCCAACTTGGACACGGTGTTGATGACGCCAAACATGACAGCAGCTTTGACCCAGTCGTAGAGCAGATTGAAGTAGGCCAGACCCACTGGACAACACACACGGAAGGTACGTAAGATACTTCTTGGAAGTTCCATTGTGATTTTATGAGCTTGAAACATTTATCAAAACCATATTTAGTTATCACATATGTGGATCCTTTGATGTCAATGTGTTTTTCGCTCGGTTTATGTAGGTGACAAAAGATGAGTTTAACAGGTGAGGTATCATCTAAACATCTAAAGCAGGTGATTGTGAGAGCCTTAAAGGAACAACAGTAACAGGTTGGAAACTGTAGTCCGTCAGAAAAGACCCGACGCAGAAGGACTCACTGACCCACAGCCCAGTCCGACACGTGCTTCAGCAGCTTCAGGTCGTTGGGGATGGTCAGGATGTACATGAAGTGGAAGAGCACGTCCACCACAAGGATGACCCCCACACACGCCAGGGCCTGCAGGTTGATGTTCCACAGCTCCCCCTCTTTCCGGTTCAAGTCAGTCCTGttggcctgcagggggcagcatgTATCCACCTTACCGTTTTTTGAAGTCTGCCTAGTTATAAACCTttctgaatatgaagcctcaacTACAAGGACAATAACTTAAGATTTATCTTAATATAGTATTTATCAAATGATATTAATATACTCAATAATTACAATGAAACGGATAAACCCCCCAAACCAAAAATCCATTCAAAGATGAAGGTGAATATTCTCAAAAAGACAGCTctttatattttgtattatatttCTACATTCATGTCAAATGATAAAAATGGCTAATACTTTCATCCAAACTccatatgcttttttttatatatgcatCAGGTGCACTTTTTCTTACCAACAAATTAAACCAGCAGCAAAATCTAACAACAAAAAAGATGCGTATGTTGTCGTAATATTGTCTTGAATCAGCAGGTTAATTAAGTACCTGCTGAAATGTGTTATTGACAacataaatatgaattaaatgaaGAACAAAACTCTCATCGAAGATAATGCCACTCCCATATTCAACATCTGACCTTACATGTTATTGTCAGATTCTtctcatgttttattattattactattattattatgcacgTATGATAAGAGACAACGTtctaaatgtgtgtttgtttgtttttcaactcaCTTGCAGGTAAAACTTGTCGAAGGTCATGATGGGCCCGAAGTAGAAGAACGGCAGGTAGAAGTTGTACTTGAGCAGCTCCAGGATGTTGTAGTTGCCCTCTTTCTTCTCACAGTTCTCCAGAGCAAAGCTAATACACCGCATGATGGTGAAGCCACAACCTCCGTAGAAGAGCACATGACGCAGCTCAAAGTCACCTCGAACAAAACCTCCCTGAAAGAAAGCATTGGTCTCACGCTTCGGTCTCCATCGGGTCCTCCGCTCTTCAGCGTACCTGCCAGGAGACGAAGGGCTCACACTTGAAGGTGGCCAGCGTGCACAGGCCAGTGGCGAAGCAGAGCCAGCGGATTTTCACCAGCGAGATGCTGTACAGCAGGATGCAGTGGGACAGGATGAGCGTGACGTAGGTCCAGCCCATGCTGGTCCACACTGCCAGGAACCCGTACACCATGTGGACCAGAGACCTGTACTGTGGACCAGGAGACAAGGATGAGTCGGACAGGTAAGTCGAACCACAAAACTGTTTGTCATGATGCCCAAAAGAAAAGTCAAGTTCACAAAATATTAGGTGAACCCACATGTTTGCTTGCttcactgacaaaaaaatattgaaaattattatttagcAATGGTGGAAAACCCTGAGTGCAGAGGTCACCCATTATTTCGCACACAAATGATCACACTTGTTTACCGTGTCCTTTGGCATAATTTAtatgttatatttttttttaactcttaaCCATTTTTCTGACCCCGTCAGGGCGCCTTCtctcaaaaatgcattttccactcatttttcatcttttatttttgtactgtAAAATGTTAAGATCCATGAATTATTGCCAATTTAGTCTTCTAGCTCTTCTAGCATGCACCACCCCTGGTGTGGCTGACACACCATCTCTGAGAGAGAGTCCAGCCATTGTGTAGAGGAAAGCTATTTCCTCTTTGTGGGTGTTGGATCTTCTCAGTCACCCATGGCACAGTCACTCAGTCCAACAGCAttttcttttggctcagcttctCCTTCACCATGACAGAGCAACACAGTCTCATGATGCAGCACTGATGCTGTcttcatccttccctcactcttcAAATCTTTTCATCTCCCACCTGTGCAGCCCACCCGCCCTTCTCTGACTTGTGAACCACACACTCAGATTCCTTCTAAACCCAGCAGCTTCACATCGCTCCTAAGACTCTTCACATTGGGCCATTGGACCATATAAATTGAAGAGTTCAGCCTGACTGAGCCAACAGCACCACATCATTTGATCCGGAGGTTCCCCTCTAAAGTTCCTCTCCAGGTAAGAAGAACCTGGAAGTCACATTTTGCATGACTGAAGAACTCCACAACAAATTATCagtttcttctctcttcagttaTTTTTTCCGCCTGGATGGTTTCTCACCTGTGGAGCCAGCATGGAGCAGATTTTTGCAAACAGCACATGACCAGAGAGAGCAAACAGGATGTGATCGCGGAAGGTGGAAAACCACATCATCCACTCGAAATCTGCCGTGTCCTGACCAACACAAAGAGACAATATGAGACTGGAATGGGCCAAACGTGTTGTAGCAAAGCGTCTCTCACCATTCTCCTTCCGAAATAGTACCATCCTGGCGTCACGCTGGTTTTGAAGATCCTTCTGTTGACACTGGCTGGAAAGAAGAATTACACAGATCACACTGCTGAAACTCTACTGTCGTACGCTGCTCTAGTTTGACTTGGGCTtctattttctttgtttgtccTTGAGGGGAAACGTGAAACTCACATTAGGGGCTCAGTTATGCCCCAACCCCCCGCCGCCGTATGATATTAATGCTGACACCTGACCTGCATTTCTCCAGCTCCTCGCCCTCACAAGACTCTGTCACTGTTGTGCTCCCTCACTGTAGGGGAGAGCACCATTCGGGCAAGCTGGCTTCATTCAGGAGAGTGACTTTAATGTTCTGTCTTCATTTATGTGGCGTTTCTCTCACGCTGATGAGGCTCCATTGACTCTCTGTGGCTTGTTTACAAAGCGCTAATCATAGAATCAAGTCACAAGATGCAATGTCACCTGTGTTATGTTTGGGTgcaaaaaatgaagatgaataaaaatgcatttcactgAGCTGTATGAATTATGAAACACTTTAAACTTTATTATTCAGGAAAATACCTATAGCTGCTCCAATTTACACAGCGCTTAACATGTTCATCCAACAACCAAAGCTGATGGCAGTAGGCTGTGACTCAGTGCAGTGTCTTCTTCAGCACAAACTTGGATCAAACCATAATCTCAATCACAAGCCAAAATAGTGACCgtgatttcattattatttacagTGGCATCTAAATATTTCTGAGATTTTCTGAGGGTAATATTCTACATTCCTGATGCTAATGTTGGACACATTTCAACCCTAATGTTGAGTCATCACATTGCTGTTTAAGAAGGGGAATATTCAGTGTTTCTTTatgcagaaaataaatcctAAAAATATAAATCCTCATGTTTTCATGGTCCATTTTCTGAAGCAGGCAATAATCCTCTGACACTCTGCGTCCTCATACCCAACCATTGAGCCATAACACCTAGTGTAGACTGACAAATTCGCCACAGTAATATCCAAAAACAAAttaagaatttatttttaatatttctttaatGTTCAGCATCAAGAAAAAGATGAGTTATTCTGCCTCTTTAGTCCATTTGATCCAAGACAGCAAGCACAAAAATTAGCCCTGGCAAAAACTCTCTACATTAGAGATCAACAACCAGTGGCCTGTACTGTCCAAAGTTTGTCAAAAGGAAAGTAAGAAACACAAAGACATGCCAGATGAAGAGACAGTTGGCCGTGATGAACTTAAAagacatgaaacaatgaaaatcctttatcattaaaaaactaaaataagcATTGAACCTTATTCTAAATGCATCCTGTAGCTGAATGTTGTATGTTTGTGCCGCGCGTACTTACAACTGGACACCTGGAAGATCCAGCTGCTGGCCCAGAACACTGCCAGACAGAGCACCGTGTTGTAGAAGTAGATCTCGTATTTGGGAAGAGCAGCTTTAATCCCCATGGTGACAGAGTCCGGAAGATCTCAGCAGAatcctggacacacacagacactaacacacacacacacacaaactccttTTATTGACACTGCATGTAGAAACTCTGGTTCCACCTCCAGGATTTCACCTCAGGCTGTCACAGTTTACTTCCTTCATCAACAAATATGATGGTGACtgcaacatttgagtttgagtcaTGGAAGGACTTGCAAGCAGTGTCAACATGAGCCTTCCCTTCACCGTGTTGGAGATCTGCCCCATCAACTGTTTTCGCCTGACGTACTCTTTCATGTCTATAGAGGCTGTTTTTGGTGAAAGTAGTTGGAGAacgttttatttatgtttcagtGATTTAGGGGAAAATGGACATCTAACAGTGGTGCAGAAccttcaggcaagcatgtgacctgaagcTCTGCACTCATTGGTCTCTGCATGAGAGTTTTTTTGCAGGTGTTCATTAACACAGCTCGCCTCTCTCATACTGTAGGTGCTGATGTTGCTCACCATCTGATATCCCTGGCCACTTCATCACTCGAATGATCAATTCATTAGTTCACTTTTTCACAGTGTTTCGGGGGAAAGGATTACAGCTGGACGAGATCTGGATTAACCTTTATTCACAAGTTCTGTGTGACACTAACTTCCTGTTTAGTAGATCTTCACTAAACAGAGAATGAAGGTTTCAAAGaggctccaaaaaaaaaacacagaatacGAAAATACGATTCTTGTCTTTCTTCCACCTCAACAATGACCTTGGTGAAATGGCTCGATACCATCTGAAGGTCAGGTGTCTTACTTCTGTCTAATGGAATACATTTCTTAACTTTCCTCATCAGACAAACTCAGTTGCGGGTTCAGCGCtgtgctggagcagcagctgtgagATGAACAAGAGAAGGCGTAACATTGCTATTCCTGCATCTGAATGTCATTTGTTTCAGCGGCAACTAAAAACAGTCCGCTGGTCTTTTTCTGTCAGGTCACCCAACTGTCCACCTCTGTTTCTGGTGCACGATGACTCCCACTTGATGAAGTGCTCCCACAATGATGTGTAACGTGTGCTGAGTTGACATCAGTGCTGCACTGAGGGGATATTTGCTGAGCTCCTGAGTGGCACTTGGTGTGGGCTCAACTTTTCATAGCAGTCACTGGGACACCTTGAGGACTTCAATATAGAAATACACACACTACTTACATTAAACAGAATTTCAATTGAAATGACAGTGTACACAAGCAGAAAAGAGCCCAAGGGATCAATGATCTTTTCTCTTTGAAAATGCATTGCAGGCTATATATTGTCAGTCCATGGCTAGGATGTAGCCCGTGGGCCCCCGGTTTGATATCCCTtttcaataaagtcaagtcatCGTAATTTTGCAGGCCTCGGGATTGTGTCAGTGAAGGGTCGACGCTAGCGTCCACCACCTTTTAGAATTACATAGAGACTTGTGTAATACTTCACACCTGTGCGAGGTTTCTGTCAAGTTTGAACCTTCCatgaactactactactactactactacatgtCATGTGACGGGATATTAGGCGTAATACTTTATATAAGTTAAAGTATTGTGTACTTCCAAAGTAAACACAGCAATATACATTGATGGCTACTACAAGAACCCTCAGtggtgtgaaggtgtgtgtgtccttcttTCTTCTATTCTTGGAATATGCTATAATATATGATATCATTATGTATGTCACTAGATTCAAAATTTTAATAGCAATAAATCACACTACAGCTGAATTAACTCaggattaatggcaaatgaatcatacgttttgtatctgttctaaatgtaacttaaagaaaGGTTTAATGGACATAAGGGTGCGCAGTAATGTTTACAATGTGGTGCTGTTTTTGTCAGCGGCTCTGAGGTGATTCTAaggaatgttcttgacagtatctgctAAGTTGGGTTGTTGTAGCAGACATTACTGGCCGCTCTTCTGTTGATAACGTTTCCTTAAAGTTACattaaaaacagatacaaaatgtgtgattaatttgctattaatcgcgagttaactccaCTTTAGTGCGATTATTTGAGATTCTGACCCAGTGACAGGGCTAGCTATAATATAATGTCATCTTT encodes:
- the klhl40b gene encoding kelch-like protein 40b, with translation MALPLNPTDEPRMYQQTLLQDGLCDLLENDKLVDCVLKIKDKEFPCHRLVLCACSSYFRSIFLSDLDESKKKEVVLEDVEPGVMGLILKYLYTSKINVTEQNVQDIFAVANLYQIPSIFTVCVSFLQKRLSLSNCLAVFRLGLMLDCPRLAVSARNYACERFQLISRDEEFLQLLPSELAAILANDNLNVETEEVVFEALMRWVYQDQEKREQELPGLLDCVRLRLVSEEFLRERVESNKLIASKPELRQKLQLVRDAQAGKMPDVKKSKKDDGNAEKDGDGGEDEEEALLPGILNDNLRFGMFMRDLILMVNDSGAVAYDPNGNDCFLASLSTQIPKNHVSLVTRENQIFVAGGLFFDEQNKEDPLCSYFLQYDPVSSDWLGMPPLPSPRFLFGLAEAENAIFVLGGKELKEKEKTLDSVLIYDRHSFKWGESEPVPYPVYGHATVSHNDVIYVIGGKGENKNCLRSVYAFDAKRFEWKELAPMKTARSLFGAAVHQDKIYVAAGVTDTGLTDSMEVYDIRADKWSDLGAFPQERSSMNLVSLAGTLFAVGGFAMMPLEDSEDVIPKEMNDIWRYNEDEKKWTGVLREIQYAAGSTTLGVRLNTLRLTKM
- the hhatlb gene encoding hedgehog acyltransferase like, b produces the protein MGIKAALPKYEIYFYNTVLCLAVFWASSWIFQVSSSSVNRRIFKTSVTPGWYYFGRRMDTADFEWMMWFSTFRDHILFALSGHVLFAKICSMLAPQYRSLVHMVYGFLAVWTSMGWTYVTLILSHCILLYSISLVKIRWLCFATGLCTLATFKCEPFVSWQGGFVRGDFELRHVLFYGGCGFTIMRCISFALENCEKKEGNYNILELLKYNFYLPFFYFGPIMTFDKFYLQANRTDLNRKEGELWNINLQALACVGVILVVDVLFHFMYILTIPNDLKLLKHVSDWAVVGLAYFNLLYDWVKAAVMFGVINTVSKLDYLDPPKPPKCITMLYVFAETHFDRGINDWLCKYVYDHLGGKHNNVVEELVATLCTFGVTILWLGPCQVVLIWAFFNCFGLNFELWVAQFFSMEPFVSIEAAMSEAACRRVRAVFNTFNFWTIVLYNILALNSLDFAKLVVKRLLLKGFPITTILVMFVTYCLIQVIKERERRQALIDDPDPIPPAPPQTMTATVTTSSPASDQPAVDPSKEKAE